A genomic stretch from bacterium includes:
- a CDS encoding DUF456 family protein, giving the protein MPAVADLVAESGRWLLLGLWILALLATPLLTVLGLSGNFVIVGLALLHALVTGFTPLTWPFLLLLLGLALLGEAVEAVVGTLYVARKGATRLGVLGAFVGGLAGAVAGGAVVPVLGAVAGGFVGSFLGAVSGQYWRERRLEPSLRIGWHAFAGKTLASLFKVAVSAVMIVLILLRVFPRA; this is encoded by the coding sequence ATGCCGGCCGTGGCTGACCTCGTGGCGGAGTCCGGGCGCTGGCTGCTGCTGGGACTCTGGATCCTGGCGCTGCTCGCGACGCCGCTGCTGACGGTCCTGGGGCTGAGCGGCAACTTCGTCATCGTCGGGCTGGCGCTCCTGCACGCCCTGGTCACTGGCTTCACCCCGCTCACCTGGCCCTTCCTGCTGCTCCTGCTCGGCCTCGCCCTGCTGGGCGAGGCCGTGGAGGCGGTCGTCGGCACGCTCTACGTCGCCCGCAAGGGCGCGACCCGCCTCGGGGTCCTGGGCGCCTTCGTGGGGGGGCTGGCCGGGGCCGTGGCCGGCGGCGCCGTGGTGCCCGTGCTCGGAGCCGTAGCCGGCGGGTTCGTCGGTTCCTTCCTCGGCGCGGTGAGCGGCCAGTACTGGCGCGAGCGGCGCCTCGAGCCCAGCCTGCGCATCGGCTGGCACGCCTTCGCCGGCAAGACCCTGGCCAGCCTCTTCAAGGTCGCCGTGTCGGCCGTGATGATCGTCCTGATCCTGCTGCGGGTCTTCCCGCGGGCCTGA
- a CDS encoding DUF1684 domain-containing protein encodes MTSRTMLTLGALTILAAVGPAGCVSEAPGPLAMNDQELEAWEIRLVEFRIDKNEAFMDSTQTALRVEDLPGFEGLNYYYPEKGLRYRLPLEPVTGGRTVELTKRKGNTVPYVLKGKVTFAYEGKNHTLSVLGPADPKDGDYLWLPFYDATSGEETYGGGRYLDLELAADGTVEVDFNFAYNPLCDYNPEKYNCTLPPAENRLPFAVRAGEKLFRAHE; translated from the coding sequence ATGACGAGCAGGACGATGCTGACGCTGGGCGCGTTGACGATCCTGGCCGCGGTCGGACCGGCGGGGTGCGTGTCGGAGGCCCCCGGCCCGCTGGCCATGAACGATCAGGAGCTGGAAGCCTGGGAGATCCGCCTGGTCGAGTTCCGCATCGACAAGAACGAAGCCTTCATGGACTCGACGCAGACCGCCCTGCGCGTGGAGGACCTGCCCGGTTTCGAGGGGCTCAACTACTACTACCCCGAGAAGGGCCTGCGCTACCGGCTGCCCCTGGAGCCCGTGACCGGCGGCCGGACCGTCGAGCTGACCAAGCGCAAGGGCAACACCGTGCCCTACGTGCTCAAGGGCAAGGTCACCTTCGCCTACGAGGGGAAGAACCACACGCTCTCGGTCCTGGGACCGGCCGACCCCAAGGACGGCGACTACCTGTGGCTGCCGTTCTACGACGCGACCTCGGGCGAGGAGACCTACGGCGGCGGCCGCTACCTCGACCTCGAGCTCGCCGCGGACGGCACCGTGGAGGTGGACTTCAACTTCGCCTACAACCCGCTCTGCGACTACAACCCGGAGAAGTACAACTGCACGCTCCCGCCGGCGGAGAACCGGCTGCCGTTCGCCGTGCGGGCGGGCGAGAAGCTCTTCCGCGCGCACGAATGA